In Ruania zhangjianzhongii, the following proteins share a genomic window:
- a CDS encoding amidohydrolase family protein codes for MTAQLHAYVGATVVDATGAPPRPNQTVIVADRMITTVGPAAQVPVPAGVQVHDVHGKHLIPGLTDMHVHSESETEDPRHFASLYIANGVTAVREMWGRPVLHQIRQKIESGELLGPRMTIASQLLDGAPALWSDVPDAPVVTITSPEQARRAVAEAIEAGADFIKVYSRLAPDAYWAILAEARRRDIVVAGHRSDNVPFGEQIESGQRSFEHMFGGLWPAASPQIERLEAAMARIETSPEFHLGSWMKRVSEIEWEAVAAYDPARAAGVFERLVAAEVAYTPTLAVHAVVDRPDLITLGDPRMEYLVPHTPESWDFLRTHIYCNGGRSVQEAARGRELLQWRRATVGAMEQAGVRLLAGTDSVAPGLIPGFSLHTELAELVAAGLSPLRALQCATLEPARYLGRDHWAGTVQAGRVADLLILDADPLADIRNTQRIHTVMVDGHHIGPEERARLLATAKSIAGGAR; via the coding sequence ATGACCGCTCAACTACACGCCTACGTGGGCGCTACGGTGGTCGACGCCACCGGCGCCCCGCCGCGCCCGAACCAGACCGTGATAGTCGCCGACCGGATGATCACCACCGTGGGGCCCGCCGCGCAGGTGCCCGTCCCGGCGGGTGTGCAGGTGCATGACGTCCACGGCAAGCACCTCATCCCAGGACTCACCGATATGCATGTGCACAGTGAGTCTGAGACCGAGGACCCCAGGCACTTCGCCAGCTTGTACATCGCCAACGGCGTGACCGCCGTCCGGGAGATGTGGGGGCGGCCGGTGCTGCACCAGATTCGGCAGAAGATCGAGTCCGGCGAGCTGCTCGGGCCGCGGATGACCATCGCCAGCCAGCTCCTCGACGGCGCCCCCGCCCTCTGGTCCGATGTCCCTGATGCGCCGGTGGTGACGATCACCTCGCCCGAACAGGCGCGCCGAGCGGTGGCCGAGGCGATCGAGGCTGGGGCGGACTTCATCAAGGTGTACTCGCGGCTGGCCCCGGATGCCTACTGGGCGATCCTTGCCGAGGCGCGCCGGCGAGACATCGTGGTGGCCGGCCACCGGTCGGACAACGTGCCGTTCGGCGAGCAGATCGAATCTGGTCAGCGTTCCTTCGAGCACATGTTCGGTGGCCTCTGGCCAGCGGCCTCGCCGCAGATCGAGCGGCTCGAGGCGGCCATGGCCCGGATCGAGACGTCCCCCGAGTTCCACCTGGGCAGCTGGATGAAGCGGGTCAGCGAGATCGAGTGGGAGGCGGTCGCGGCCTACGACCCTGCCCGCGCGGCCGGCGTCTTCGAGCGCCTGGTCGCCGCGGAGGTCGCCTACACGCCGACCCTCGCCGTGCACGCAGTGGTCGACCGGCCGGACTTGATCACGCTCGGCGACCCCAGGATGGAGTACCTGGTTCCGCACACCCCGGAGTCCTGGGACTTCCTGCGGACGCACATCTACTGCAACGGTGGTCGATCCGTGCAGGAGGCGGCCCGGGGACGCGAGCTGCTCCAGTGGCGGCGCGCGACGGTGGGCGCGATGGAGCAGGCGGGAGTGCGTCTGCTCGCCGGGACCGACTCGGTAGCGCCCGGCCTGATTCCGGGGTTCAGCCTGCACACCGAGCTGGCGGAACTCGTCGCTGCCGGCCTGTCCCCGCTCCGGGCGCTGCAGTGCGCCACCCTGGAACCGGCCAGGTACCTGGGCCGCGACCACTGGGCAGGCACTGTCCAAGCCGGGCGGGTCGCGGATCTGCTCATCCTTGATGCCGATCCTCTAGCCGACATCCGCAACACCCAGCGCATCCACACCGTCATGGTCGATGGCCACCACATCGGTCCCGAGGAACGGGCCAGGCTGCTGGCGACCGCAAAGAGCATCGCGGGCGGTGCTCGATGA
- a CDS encoding GntR family transcriptional regulator gives MSAPHQQPSQRIAAALREKITTGELRPGDRVPSTRQLVRDWGVAMATASRALALLQEEGMVTSRTGSGTVVRGTPAPAPPPLTRTRILAVAVRLADREGLEAVSMRRLAGALKVAPMSLYRYVAGRDELETLMVRAVFRSSPLPDPMPPGWRRRLETVYQLQWQLYRSHPWLAELTLVTRPPLAPEAMLHTEWTLEALAELPLDRAARIRTALALPALVHGLALGALHEVRAEQLSHLRNEEWWATIEAEAAEMLLGPDFPRLGELDAFPAHAFGLTGLDEAFELALGHYLDGLAAWHPAP, from the coding sequence GTGTCCGCACCGCACCAGCAGCCCTCGCAGCGCATTGCGGCAGCACTGCGAGAGAAGATCACCACCGGCGAGCTCCGCCCCGGTGATCGGGTTCCGTCCACCCGCCAGCTGGTCCGTGACTGGGGAGTGGCGATGGCGACGGCGAGTCGTGCCCTTGCCCTGCTCCAGGAGGAGGGCATGGTGACCTCCCGGACGGGTTCGGGCACAGTGGTCCGTGGCACCCCGGCGCCGGCTCCGCCACCCCTGACCCGCACGCGCATCCTCGCGGTAGCGGTCCGGCTCGCCGACCGCGAGGGCCTGGAGGCGGTGTCGATGCGCCGACTGGCCGGTGCACTGAAAGTGGCACCGATGTCGCTCTACCGGTACGTCGCCGGTCGCGATGAGCTGGAGACGTTGATGGTCCGGGCGGTGTTCCGGTCCAGCCCGCTGCCCGACCCGATGCCGCCAGGGTGGCGGCGGCGACTGGAAACGGTCTATCAGCTGCAGTGGCAGCTGTACCGGTCCCACCCCTGGCTAGCCGAGCTGACCTTGGTGACCCGCCCACCACTCGCGCCGGAGGCGATGCTGCACACCGAATGGACGCTTGAAGCGCTCGCCGAGCTGCCGTTGGACCGAGCGGCACGGATCCGCACGGCACTGGCCCTGCCGGCCCTGGTGCACGGCCTGGCGCTGGGAGCTCTGCACGAGGTCCGAGCCGAGCAGCTGAGCCACCTGCGCAACGAGGAGTGGTGGGCGACCATCGAGGCCGAGGCAGCCGAGATGCTCCTGGGTCCCGACTTCCCCCGACTTGGCGAACTCGATGCGTTCCCGGCCCACGCCTTCGGCCTCACCGGGCTGGACGAGGCGTTCGAGCTCGCGCTCGGGCACTACCTGGACGGACTGGCGGCCTGGCATCCCGCACCTTGA
- a CDS encoding prolyl oligopeptidase family serine peptidase has translation MTDWPPPDWERRFRARRVALPDWATLNPDRAVVVATAGGVQQVHSWTPSAQRMVRATDRPQGTTEALIDPRGDWVWWFDDTDGNEHGVWRRQPFDSPAQTRTQRPIALPAAYDAGLLLAADGTAVIGRSDESYGTQIHAVYVGPVSAGTEPRLLYAHRQDAEVAALSQDGNLVAIEHSERGDSIHPALRVLRVDTGAPVAELDDGPGLGLWALAFAPRPGDTRLLVSHERTGYARLMIWDVATSLLRPLDLGLPGDVADAHWYPDCRSVLVAIDHEARTLLYRYDLADGSVRQVGSAIGTVSAATARPDGDVWVARSSAGEPREVISGRSGQALVQLSGSWVPPSVGVEDVWADGPGGRIHALLRRPPGVSAPCPVVVDVHGGPSAHDSDSFSPYAAAWVDHGYAVLSVNYRGSTGYGSAWRDALTGQVGHTELADIAAVHEALCAEGVLDRDRSILAGASWGGYLVLLGLGIQPERWRLGLAGVPVADYEAAYADETESLKAFDRSLFGGSPAEAPEAYRRSSPLTYVGQVAAPVLILAGKNDPRCPLRQIENYVGMLREHGGTVELDTYDAGHSSMVDDERVRQMHLELDFVARHLGG, from the coding sequence GTGACCGACTGGCCGCCGCCGGACTGGGAGCGGCGGTTCCGGGCCCGGCGGGTCGCCCTGCCGGACTGGGCCACGCTGAATCCGGATCGCGCCGTGGTGGTTGCCACGGCGGGCGGGGTGCAGCAGGTGCACTCCTGGACGCCGTCGGCGCAACGGATGGTGCGCGCCACCGACCGGCCGCAGGGCACCACCGAGGCCCTCATCGACCCGCGCGGGGACTGGGTCTGGTGGTTCGACGACACCGACGGCAACGAGCACGGGGTCTGGCGGCGCCAGCCGTTCGACTCCCCGGCACAGACTCGTACCCAGCGTCCGATCGCCCTGCCCGCGGCCTACGACGCCGGACTGCTGCTCGCCGCCGACGGGACCGCCGTCATCGGCCGCAGCGACGAGAGCTACGGCACGCAGATCCATGCTGTGTATGTGGGCCCGGTCTCGGCCGGTACCGAACCGCGGCTGCTGTACGCGCACCGGCAGGATGCCGAGGTGGCAGCGCTGAGCCAGGACGGCAACCTGGTGGCGATCGAGCACTCCGAGCGCGGCGACTCCATCCACCCGGCGCTGCGGGTGCTGCGGGTGGACACCGGTGCTCCGGTGGCCGAGCTCGACGACGGACCCGGCCTTGGTCTGTGGGCGTTGGCGTTCGCACCGCGCCCGGGTGATACCCGGCTGCTGGTCAGTCATGAGCGCACCGGGTATGCCCGGCTGATGATCTGGGACGTCGCCACCTCCCTGCTCCGGCCGTTGGACCTGGGGTTGCCGGGAGATGTGGCGGATGCGCACTGGTACCCGGACTGCCGGTCGGTGCTGGTGGCGATCGACCATGAGGCCCGGACCCTGCTCTACCGCTACGACCTGGCCGATGGGTCGGTGCGGCAGGTCGGTTCGGCGATCGGCACGGTCTCAGCGGCGACCGCCCGCCCGGACGGGGATGTCTGGGTGGCGCGGTCCTCGGCGGGCGAACCGCGGGAGGTGATCAGCGGCCGCAGCGGGCAGGCGCTGGTGCAGCTGAGCGGGAGCTGGGTGCCGCCGTCGGTGGGCGTGGAGGATGTGTGGGCGGACGGCCCCGGCGGGCGGATCCATGCGCTGCTGCGCCGCCCGCCAGGGGTGAGTGCGCCTTGCCCGGTGGTGGTGGACGTGCACGGTGGGCCGAGCGCGCACGACTCCGACTCCTTCTCCCCCTATGCCGCGGCCTGGGTGGACCACGGCTACGCGGTGCTCTCGGTGAACTACCGGGGCTCGACCGGGTACGGCAGTGCCTGGCGGGACGCGCTCACCGGGCAGGTGGGGCACACCGAGCTGGCCGATATCGCCGCCGTGCACGAAGCGCTCTGCGCTGAGGGGGTGCTGGACCGCGACCGGTCGATCCTGGCCGGCGCCTCCTGGGGCGGGTACCTGGTGCTGCTGGGGCTGGGCATCCAGCCGGAGCGATGGCGGCTCGGCCTGGCGGGAGTTCCGGTGGCTGACTACGAGGCCGCCTACGCCGACGAGACGGAGTCGTTGAAGGCGTTCGACCGGTCCTTGTTCGGCGGGTCGCCGGCCGAGGCGCCGGAGGCCTACCGGCGGTCCTCACCGCTGACCTATGTGGGCCAGGTGGCAGCGCCGGTGCTGATCCTGGCCGGGAAGAACGATCCGCGCTGCCCGCTGCGGCAGATCGAGAACTATGTCGGCATGCTGCGCGAGCACGGCGGCACCGTGGAGCTGGACACCTACGATGCCGGGCACTCCTCGATGGTCGACGACGAGCGTGTGCGGCAGATGCACCTCGAGCTCGACTTCGTGGCCCGGCACCTCGGCGGCTGA
- a CDS encoding copper resistance CopC family protein, translating to MALHSAVAHQRPTFRLLPLLALATFGALLLAGLTALPAAAHSSLLSSTPEDGAELDEAPDAVVLTFNENITDLGTDIVISGPDGEDAAGGETEIDGAEVTRQLSDELAAGQYSVTWRAVSADGHPIDGELTFTLTESAATGGAGAEEPTEEAAESEEPPSESPDDATASEDAGAGENGSDGSEGDQAEADASDAADAQAGAGTADDGGTSGAQIAIFVVIALAVIGGVTALIVRMRRQQ from the coding sequence ATGGCCCTCCACTCCGCTGTCGCTCACCAGCGGCCCACCTTCCGGCTGCTCCCGCTGCTCGCTCTGGCGACGTTCGGCGCCCTGCTGCTCGCTGGGCTGACCGCACTCCCGGCGGCAGCGCACTCGTCTCTGCTCTCGTCGACCCCCGAGGACGGGGCCGAGCTCGACGAGGCGCCGGACGCCGTCGTGCTGACCTTCAACGAGAACATCACCGATCTGGGCACGGACATCGTGATCTCCGGACCGGACGGTGAGGACGCCGCGGGCGGGGAGACCGAGATCGACGGTGCCGAGGTGACCCGGCAGCTGTCCGACGAGCTGGCCGCCGGCCAGTACAGCGTCACCTGGCGGGCGGTCTCCGCGGACGGGCACCCGATCGACGGCGAGCTGACCTTCACCCTGACCGAGAGTGCGGCGACCGGTGGTGCCGGCGCAGAGGAGCCCACTGAGGAGGCGGCCGAGAGTGAGGAACCGCCGAGCGAGAGCCCGGACGATGCCACGGCGTCCGAGGACGCCGGCGCTGGGGAGAACGGCAGCGACGGCAGCGAGGGTGACCAGGCCGAGGCGGATGCCTCTGATGCCGCCGATGCGCAGGCCGGGGCAGGTACCGCGGACGACGGCGGCACATCCGGTGCTCAGATCGCGATCTTCGTGGTCATCGCGCTGGCCGTGATCGGTGGCGTCACCGCTCTGATCGTGCGGATGCGCAGGCAGCAGTGA
- a CDS encoding MmgE/PrpD family protein — translation MPITHEVRVHPSSADLPRTEQLAWRLAELAADPAPVPAEVTDMVINRVIDNAAVATASLLREPVVAARAQALAHPYATGATVFGRSSELRVSPEWAAWANGVAVRELDFHDTYLAADYSHPGDNIPPILAVAQHTGATGEQLIRALATAYEVQVALVDAISLHKHKIDHVAHLGPSVAAGLGTLLGLDTATTFAAIGQALHTTTATRQSRKGRISTWKAYAPAFAGKVAIEAVDRAIRGQSSPEPIYEGEDGVIAWLLDGPEARYSVTLPAPGEPKTAILRTYTKEHSAEYQSQALIDLARRLHRTHPELTDPANVASVVIHTSHHTHYVIGSGANDPQKYDPRATRETLDHSIPYIVAVALQDGDWHHERSYAPERAQRRDTVDLWQKITTAEDPAWTRRYHSEDPAEKAFGGRMEITLTDGRTLTEEIAMADAHPLGARPFAREQYVAKFHTLADGVAEPEEVSRFLEVVARLPELMPEELFGLTVTAAPGLLGRVPSPQGLF, via the coding sequence ATGCCGATCACCCATGAGGTGCGCGTCCACCCCAGCTCCGCTGACCTGCCGCGCACCGAGCAGCTCGCCTGGCGCCTGGCCGAGCTCGCCGCCGACCCGGCGCCAGTGCCGGCGGAGGTCACCGACATGGTGATCAACCGGGTGATCGACAACGCCGCAGTAGCCACCGCCTCGCTGCTGCGCGAACCGGTGGTCGCCGCCCGCGCTCAGGCCCTGGCCCATCCGTATGCCACCGGCGCGACCGTGTTCGGGCGCAGCAGCGAGCTGAGGGTCAGCCCGGAGTGGGCGGCCTGGGCGAACGGGGTGGCGGTGCGCGAGCTGGACTTCCACGACACCTACCTGGCCGCCGACTACTCCCACCCCGGTGACAACATCCCGCCGATCCTCGCCGTCGCCCAGCACACCGGCGCCACCGGTGAGCAGCTGATCCGGGCGCTGGCCACTGCGTACGAGGTGCAGGTCGCGCTGGTGGATGCGATCAGCCTGCACAAGCACAAGATCGACCACGTCGCCCACCTCGGCCCGAGCGTGGCCGCCGGACTGGGCACCCTGCTCGGGCTGGACACAGCCACCACGTTCGCCGCGATCGGGCAGGCGCTGCACACCACCACCGCCACCCGGCAGTCCCGCAAGGGCCGGATCTCCACCTGGAAGGCCTATGCGCCCGCATTCGCCGGAAAGGTCGCGATCGAGGCAGTGGACCGGGCGATCCGCGGGCAGAGCTCACCCGAGCCGATCTACGAGGGCGAGGACGGCGTGATCGCCTGGCTGCTGGACGGCCCGGAGGCCCGCTACTCGGTCACCCTGCCCGCACCGGGCGAGCCGAAAACCGCCATCCTGCGCACCTACACCAAGGAGCACTCCGCGGAGTACCAGTCCCAGGCGCTGATCGATCTAGCCCGGCGGCTGCACCGCACCCACCCGGAACTGACCGATCCGGCCAATGTGGCTTCCGTGGTGATCCACACCAGCCACCACACCCACTACGTGATCGGCTCCGGCGCCAACGACCCGCAGAAGTACGACCCGCGGGCTACCCGGGAAACCCTGGACCACTCGATCCCCTACATCGTGGCCGTGGCCCTGCAGGACGGCGACTGGCACCACGAGCGCTCCTACGCCCCGGAGCGCGCCCAGCGAAGGGACACGGTGGACCTCTGGCAGAAGATCACCACCGCCGAGGACCCAGCCTGGACCCGCCGCTACCACAGCGAGGACCCCGCCGAGAAGGCGTTCGGCGGCCGGATGGAGATCACCCTGACCGACGGGCGCACCCTCACCGAGGAGATCGCGATGGCCGATGCGCACCCGCTCGGTGCCCGTCCGTTCGCGCGCGAGCAGTACGTGGCCAAGTTCCACACCCTGGCCGACGGCGTCGCCGAGCCGGAGGAGGTCTCTCGCTTTCTCGAGGTGGTCGCCCGGCTGCCCGAGCTCATGCCGGAGGAACTGTTCGGTCTTACGGTCACCGCCGCGCCCGGTCTGCTCGGCCGGGTGCCCAGCCCGCAGGGGCTGTTCTGA
- the prpB gene encoding methylisocitrate lyase, with amino-acid sequence MLHATTAPAQKRHALRESLATGELLRFPGAMNPLSARLIAEHGFEGVYVSGAVLSADLGLPDIGLTTLTEVATRAGQIARMSDLPTLVDADTGFGEPMNVARTVQSLEDAGLSGCHIEDQVNPKRCGHLEGKQVVEAETAVRRIRAAVSARRDENFLIMARTDVRATDGLDAMIERARAYADAGADAIFPEALRDAAEFEKVSSAVDVPVLANMTEFGKSDLLTTSQLADAGVQIVIYPVTLFRLAMGAAEAGLAEMAAEGTQQALVGQMQTRARLYELVDYAGYAAFDNDIFTSTDPERSTWS; translated from the coding sequence ATGTTGCACGCCACCACCGCACCGGCGCAGAAGCGGCATGCGCTGCGCGAGTCGCTCGCCACCGGTGAGCTGCTCCGGTTCCCCGGCGCGATGAACCCGCTGTCCGCGCGGCTGATCGCCGAGCACGGCTTCGAAGGCGTGTACGTCTCCGGGGCGGTGCTCTCGGCCGATCTGGGCCTGCCGGACATCGGCCTGACCACGCTCACCGAAGTCGCCACCCGCGCCGGTCAGATCGCCCGGATGAGCGACCTGCCCACCCTCGTGGACGCCGACACCGGGTTCGGGGAGCCGATGAACGTGGCCCGTACCGTGCAGAGCCTGGAGGACGCCGGTCTGTCCGGCTGCCACATCGAGGACCAGGTGAACCCGAAGCGGTGCGGGCACCTGGAGGGGAAGCAGGTGGTCGAGGCCGAGACCGCCGTGCGCCGCATCCGGGCGGCGGTCAGTGCCCGCCGGGACGAGAACTTCCTGATCATGGCGCGCACCGACGTGCGCGCGACCGACGGCCTGGACGCGATGATCGAGCGGGCCCGCGCGTACGCCGACGCCGGCGCAGACGCGATCTTCCCGGAAGCCCTACGCGACGCGGCGGAATTCGAGAAGGTGAGCTCCGCCGTCGACGTGCCCGTGCTGGCGAACATGACCGAGTTCGGCAAGTCCGACCTGCTCACCACCAGCCAGCTCGCCGACGCCGGCGTGCAGATCGTGATCTACCCGGTCACCCTGTTCCGGCTCGCGATGGGCGCGGCCGAAGCCGGGCTCGCCGAGATGGCCGCCGAGGGCACCCAGCAGGCGCTGGTCGGCCAGATGCAGACCCGCGCCAGGCTGTACGAGCTGGTCGACTACGCCGGCTACGCAGCCTTCGACAACGACATCTTCACCTCCACCGACCCCGAACGCAGCACCTGGTCCTGA
- a CDS encoding bifunctional 2-methylcitrate synthase/citrate synthase → MSETPEIRKGLAGVVVDVTAISKVNPETNSLLYRGYPVQELAAGVSFEEVAYLLWHGELPTPEQLAEQNRAERAQRALDPGVIEAIEALPTTCHPMDVCRTAVSVIGAHDPAAEDDSVAANLAKSLRLFAQLPAVVAFDQRRRRGEQLVPPREDLSYAENFLAMTFGEVPSPEVVRAFEVSLVLYAEHSFNASTFTARVITSTLADLYSAVTGAIGALKGPLHGGANEAVMATFGEIGSAENVHAWLEEALANKTKIMGFGHRVYKNGDSRVPTMKAVLDDLVAHYDRADLGELYAALEAEMAERKNIKPNLDYPAGPAYHLMGFDTQTFTPLFVASRVTGWTAHIMEQLASNALIRPLSEYVGPEQREVPAQ, encoded by the coding sequence ATGAGCGAGACCCCCGAGATCCGCAAGGGCCTGGCCGGAGTGGTGGTGGACGTCACCGCCATCTCCAAGGTCAACCCGGAGACCAACTCGCTGCTCTATCGCGGCTACCCGGTGCAGGAGCTGGCCGCCGGGGTGAGCTTCGAGGAGGTCGCCTACCTGCTCTGGCACGGGGAGCTACCGACCCCGGAACAACTCGCCGAGCAGAACCGCGCCGAACGCGCCCAGCGGGCCCTGGACCCCGGGGTGATCGAGGCGATCGAGGCGCTGCCCACCACCTGCCACCCGATGGACGTGTGCCGCACCGCAGTCAGCGTGATCGGTGCGCACGACCCGGCCGCCGAGGACGACTCGGTAGCGGCGAACCTGGCCAAGTCGCTGCGACTGTTCGCCCAGCTGCCGGCCGTGGTGGCCTTCGACCAGCGGCGCCGGCGCGGGGAGCAGCTCGTGCCGCCGCGCGAGGACCTCAGCTATGCGGAGAACTTCCTCGCGATGACCTTCGGCGAGGTGCCCAGCCCGGAGGTGGTGCGGGCGTTCGAGGTCTCGCTCGTGCTCTACGCCGAGCACTCCTTCAACGCCTCCACCTTCACCGCCCGGGTGATCACCTCCACGTTGGCCGACCTGTACTCGGCTGTGACCGGCGCCATCGGTGCGCTGAAGGGCCCGCTGCACGGCGGAGCGAACGAAGCGGTGATGGCCACCTTCGGCGAGATCGGGTCTGCGGAGAACGTGCATGCCTGGCTGGAGGAGGCGCTGGCGAACAAGACGAAGATCATGGGCTTCGGGCACCGGGTGTACAAGAACGGCGACTCCCGGGTGCCGACGATGAAGGCTGTGCTCGACGATCTGGTGGCGCATTACGACCGGGCGGACCTGGGCGAGCTGTATGCAGCGCTGGAGGCCGAGATGGCCGAGCGGAAGAACATCAAGCCCAATCTGGACTACCCGGCCGGGCCGGCCTACCACCTGATGGGCTTCGACACCCAGACGTTCACCCCGCTGTTCGTCGCCTCTCGGGTGACCGGGTGGACGGCGCACATCATGGAGCAGCTCGCCTCGAACGCATTGATCCGGCCGCTGAGCGAGTACGTCGGCCCGGAGCAGCGGGAGGTGCCGGCGCAATAG
- a CDS encoding ArsR/SmtB family transcription factor: MSDDLFKALADPTRRTILDELVDTDGQTLFELCGRLAMKHGLSSSRQAISQHLGVLEAAGLVSTRREGRYKFHYLDATPLHSIAARWIDPTERT; this comes from the coding sequence GTGAGTGATGACCTGTTCAAGGCACTGGCCGACCCGACCCGGCGGACCATTCTCGATGAGCTCGTCGACACCGACGGGCAGACGCTGTTCGAGCTCTGTGGACGGCTGGCGATGAAGCACGGACTGAGTTCGTCGCGTCAGGCGATCTCCCAGCACCTGGGTGTGCTCGAAGCGGCCGGCCTGGTCAGCACTCGCCGGGAGGGGCGGTACAAGTTCCACTACCTCGACGCCACCCCGCTGCACTCGATCGCCGCCCGGTGGATCGACCCCACAGAGAGGACCTAG
- a CDS encoding VOC family protein yields the protein MPRITVSSVFVDDQEKARRFYTDVLGFQVKHDVPLGDARWLTVVSPEVPDGTELLLEPDGHPAVRPYKDALVADGIPATYFEVDDVRAEADRLRGAGVRFTQEPAEMGEVIVAVLDDTCGNLIQLLQHA from the coding sequence ATGCCCCGTATCACCGTCAGCAGCGTGTTCGTCGACGACCAGGAGAAGGCCCGGCGGTTCTACACCGACGTGCTCGGCTTCCAGGTGAAGCACGACGTGCCGCTCGGCGACGCCCGGTGGCTCACCGTGGTCTCCCCGGAGGTCCCGGACGGTACCGAGCTGCTCCTGGAGCCGGACGGGCACCCTGCGGTGCGGCCGTACAAGGATGCTCTGGTGGCCGACGGAATCCCGGCCACCTACTTCGAGGTCGACGATGTGCGCGCCGAGGCCGATCGGCTGCGCGGGGCGGGAGTGCGGTTCACGCAGGAGCCGGCGGAGATGGGTGAGGTGATCGTCGCCGTCCTCGATGACACCTGCGGCAACCTCATCCAGCTGCTGCAGCACGCCTGA